One stretch of Gouania willdenowi chromosome 16, fGouWil2.1, whole genome shotgun sequence DNA includes these proteins:
- the LOC114478220 gene encoding carcinoembryonic antigen-related cell adhesion molecule 6-like isoform X1: MESSLTYLIILGALSAVTEGAGLLPDGPLQKAVGDSVRFNTSKTPTETLFHSVLWKFKGETILFATPANNNTTPGYEDRIIYFPSTASLELRNLLTNDSGEYRVEIVSATADQGSTTLEVLEAVSGVTVSPNSADLLENAPVTLRCSSSGSSLTFLWMNGSTEVTASDRVQLTNENKTLNFTSVSRYDQGLYRCHVSNPVSHKISETVNITVNYGPEDTRVSPSKPPYATGSTIILMCSANSRPSPHFTWHVNSTKLPHDGEKLQLMKVTMSNNGNYSCRAFNPKTSVTVESPPVPITVTVLVVSPACSAGCIAGIVIACLVLVAGLVGGGYFYLHKKKTNRRMTDFPNTEVHQNDYVNMPNHQHDNMSSHYENVDGSHYENMSAEFRRAK, encoded by the exons ATGGAATCATCTTTGACTTATCTCATCATTCTTGGAGCATTGTCAG CAGTGACTGAAGGAGCTGGTCTGCTGCCTGATGGTCCTCTGCAAAAAGCAGTTGGAGACTCAGTTCGTTTTAACACATCAAAGACACCAACAGAGACACTTTTTCACAGTGTGCTCTGGAAATTTAAAGGGGAAACTATATTATTTGCAACACCTGCAAATAACAATACTACTCCAGGGTATGAAGACAGGATCATCTATTTTCCATCTACTGCATCTCTGGAGCTCAGGAATCTCCTCACCAATGACTCTGGAGAATATAGAGTTGAGATTGTTTCAGCAACAGCTGACCAAGGAAGCACCACACTGGAAGTATTAG AGGCTGTCTCTGGTGTGACAGTGAGTCCCAACTCAGCAGATTTGTTGGAAAACGCCCCGGTCACTCTGCGCTGCTCTTCCTCTGGGTCATCCCTCACCTTCCTGTGGATGAATGGCAGCACTGAGGTCACAGCCAGTGACAGAGTTCAGCTCACTAATGAAAACAAGACCCTAAATTTCACCAGTGTGAGCCGCTATGACCAGGGCCTGTACAGATGTCACGTGTCCAATCCTGTCAGTCACAAAATCAGTGAAACAGTGAATATTACAGTTAACT ATGGTCCAGAGGACACACGAGTTTCACCAAGTAAACCACCCTATGCAACAGGATCAACAATCATCCTGATGTGTTCAGCCAACTCGAGGCCTTCTCCTCACTTTACGTGGCACGTGAACAGCACTAAGCTGCCTCATGATGGAGAAAAGCTGCAGCTGATGAAGGTCACAATGAGTAACAATGGAAACTACAGCTGTCGTGCCTTTAATCCCAAAACTAGTGTCACAGTAGAATCTCCTCCTGTTCCCATAACTGTCACAG TTTTAGTGGTTTCACCAGCATGCTCAGCTGGTTGCATTGCTGGAATCGTCATTGCCTGCCTCGTTCTTGTCGCTGGTCTTGTGGGTGGAGGATACTTCTACTTACACAAAAAGAA AACCAACCGCAGAATGACAGACTTTCCGAATACTGAAG tTCATCAAAATGATTATGTGAACATGCCAAATCATCAACATGACAATATGTCATCGCACTACGAGAATGTAGATGGATCTCACTATGAGAACATGTCAGCAGAATTCAGGAGGGCAAAATGA
- the LOC114478220 gene encoding carcinoembryonic antigen-related cell adhesion molecule 6-like isoform X2 yields MESSLTYLIILGALSVTEGAGLLPDGPLQKAVGDSVRFNTSKTPTETLFHSVLWKFKGETILFATPANNNTTPGYEDRIIYFPSTASLELRNLLTNDSGEYRVEIVSATADQGSTTLEVLEAVSGVTVSPNSADLLENAPVTLRCSSSGSSLTFLWMNGSTEVTASDRVQLTNENKTLNFTSVSRYDQGLYRCHVSNPVSHKISETVNITVNYGPEDTRVSPSKPPYATGSTIILMCSANSRPSPHFTWHVNSTKLPHDGEKLQLMKVTMSNNGNYSCRAFNPKTSVTVESPPVPITVTVLVVSPACSAGCIAGIVIACLVLVAGLVGGGYFYLHKKKTNRRMTDFPNTEVHQNDYVNMPNHQHDNMSSHYENVDGSHYENMSAEFRRAK; encoded by the exons ATGGAATCATCTTTGACTTATCTCATCATTCTTGGAGCATTGTCAG TGACTGAAGGAGCTGGTCTGCTGCCTGATGGTCCTCTGCAAAAAGCAGTTGGAGACTCAGTTCGTTTTAACACATCAAAGACACCAACAGAGACACTTTTTCACAGTGTGCTCTGGAAATTTAAAGGGGAAACTATATTATTTGCAACACCTGCAAATAACAATACTACTCCAGGGTATGAAGACAGGATCATCTATTTTCCATCTACTGCATCTCTGGAGCTCAGGAATCTCCTCACCAATGACTCTGGAGAATATAGAGTTGAGATTGTTTCAGCAACAGCTGACCAAGGAAGCACCACACTGGAAGTATTAG AGGCTGTCTCTGGTGTGACAGTGAGTCCCAACTCAGCAGATTTGTTGGAAAACGCCCCGGTCACTCTGCGCTGCTCTTCCTCTGGGTCATCCCTCACCTTCCTGTGGATGAATGGCAGCACTGAGGTCACAGCCAGTGACAGAGTTCAGCTCACTAATGAAAACAAGACCCTAAATTTCACCAGTGTGAGCCGCTATGACCAGGGCCTGTACAGATGTCACGTGTCCAATCCTGTCAGTCACAAAATCAGTGAAACAGTGAATATTACAGTTAACT ATGGTCCAGAGGACACACGAGTTTCACCAAGTAAACCACCCTATGCAACAGGATCAACAATCATCCTGATGTGTTCAGCCAACTCGAGGCCTTCTCCTCACTTTACGTGGCACGTGAACAGCACTAAGCTGCCTCATGATGGAGAAAAGCTGCAGCTGATGAAGGTCACAATGAGTAACAATGGAAACTACAGCTGTCGTGCCTTTAATCCCAAAACTAGTGTCACAGTAGAATCTCCTCCTGTTCCCATAACTGTCACAG TTTTAGTGGTTTCACCAGCATGCTCAGCTGGTTGCATTGCTGGAATCGTCATTGCCTGCCTCGTTCTTGTCGCTGGTCTTGTGGGTGGAGGATACTTCTACTTACACAAAAAGAA AACCAACCGCAGAATGACAGACTTTCCGAATACTGAAG tTCATCAAAATGATTATGTGAACATGCCAAATCATCAACATGACAATATGTCATCGCACTACGAGAATGTAGATGGATCTCACTATGAGAACATGTCAGCAGAATTCAGGAGGGCAAAATGA
- the LOC114477832 gene encoding carcinoembryonic antigen-related cell adhesion molecule 1-like, whose protein sequence is MCEGILPLGSVSGAAAGTVKLITTIRPPVKPFLSVSWSFKGANIITSTSEDIIEPEYVNRISLDRSTGALELRNLVLEDSGEYTVNIIPDGGLQQQGETTLNVYALISRVSIQSPAAVLIEDKSSTNLTCEAAGSISSREWIKDGRPVHPSDRVSFSVNKKNMFINPVSASNHGTYLCRVSNPVSNMTAAHNLTVNYGPHNITITAPPTASPGHRVTLQCTADSFPPANFSWRFNGNTTHVNTSMYVIEQLGEDHIGNYTCTAWNDVTRMENSTVLDLRASCTGPYWSFPLLVMCALNLSGFI, encoded by the exons ATGTGTGAGGGGATTTTACCGCTTGGCTCTGTGAGTGGAGCTGCAGCAGGAACTGTGAAGCTCATCACCACCATCAGACCACCAGTGAAACCATTCCTGTCTGTGAGCTGGAGCTTCAAAGGAGCAAACATCATCACGTCGACCAGCGAGGACATCATTGAGCCCGAATATGTCAACAGGATCTCACTGGACCGATCCACAGGAGCTCTGGAGCTCAGGAACCTGGTGCTGGAGGACAGTGGGGAGTACACTGTCAACATCATACCAGACGGAGGGCTCCAGCAACAGGGGGAGACCACACTCAATGTATACG CTCTGATATCCAGGGTTTCCATCCAAAGCCCTGCAGCTGTACTAATCGAGGACAAAAGCTCCACTAACCTGACCTGTGAGGCCGCcggcagcatcagcagcagagaGTGGATCAAAGATGGCCGTCCCGTTCATCCCAGTGACAGAGTCAGCTTCTCAGTGAATAAGAAGAACATGTTCATAAACCCTGTTTCAGCCTCCAACCACGGCACCTACCTGTGCAGAGTCAGCAATCCCGTCAGCAACATGACTGCAGCCCATAATCTAACTGTCAACT ATGGACCTCACAACATAACCATCACTGCACCACCAACGGCTTCACCCGGTcacagagtcacactgcagtgCACAGCCGACTCTTTCCCTCCAGCAAACTTCAGCTGGAGGTTCAACGGCAACACGACACATGTGAACACCTCCATGTATGTCATAGAGCAGCTGGGAGAGGACCACATCGGAAACTACACATGCACTGCATGGAATGATGTGACGAGGATGGAAAACTCCACTGTTCTGGACCTGAGAG CATCGTGCACTGGTCCATACTGGTCGTTCCCACTGTTGGTCATGTGTGCACTAAATCTGAGCGGATTCATATAA
- the LOC114478288 gene encoding nectin-1-like — MENLNLLQEIMMIMTYFLSALEAQKIQVVPEVTEYVGSDVTLLCQFTLTPEKANVTQVQWDLTQPGGAKFVIVVIHDVFENAFHESPLKDRVDVSKHSLIIKDVTKEDSGLYTCTFSTFPLGSFKGNTNLVVREPISSGIISAIVVAVVVLLLILIATTYLIFVRRCNSAARQQVIIDAAGPAADVVLPSVTGEPDVVYTNVKYRTSGGTTQKNPINRASADADNVTYSVILIK, encoded by the exons ATGgaaaatttaaacttgttgcaggaaataatgatgataatgacgTATTTTCTCTCAG CGTTAGAAGCACAAAAAATCCAAGTTGTACCTGAAGTGACAGAATACGTAGGAAGTGACGTCACCTTACTGTGCCAGTTCACCCTAACACCAGAAAAGGCCAACGTCACTCAGGTCCAGTGGGATCTCACACAGCCAGGAGGAGCCAAGTTCGTCATTGTCGTGATCCATGATGTATTTGAGAATGCGTTTCATGAATCTCCTCTGAAGGACAGAGTAGATGTTTCCAAACATTCTCTGATCATTAAAGATGTGACAAAGGAAGATTCTGGATTATACACCTGCACCTTTAGCACTTTTCCACTCGGGTCGTTCAAAGGAAACACCAACCTTGTTGTAAGAG AGCCGATTTCCTCTGGGATCATTTCAGCTATCGTGGTTGCTGTGGTGGTGCTTTTACTGATCCTGATAGCCACGACTTACCTCATTTTTGTCAGAAG ATGTAACTCTGCAGCCAGACAACAAGTCATTATTG acGCAGCAGGTCCAGCAGCAGATGTGGTCCTGCCATCTGTGACAGGAGAGCCG GATGTGGTCTACACAAACGTCAAGTACAGAACGTCTGGAGGCACAACCCAAAAAAATCCCATAAACAGAGCTTCTGCAGATGCTGATAATGTCACATACTCTGTGATCTTGATCAAATAA